A part of Fundulus heteroclitus isolate FHET01 chromosome 23, MU-UCD_Fhet_4.1, whole genome shotgun sequence genomic DNA contains:
- the LOC110367835 gene encoding uncharacterized protein LOC110367835: protein MIQTLKDPDNILLTEAGLGQTVTLNCNASGFENGLFFWYKMNYGYMVQTVATGSFGSVQLEKHFENSAFKVNNMGNMHYLTISNVSKEDEATYLCQAGGAYKIVFINVTNLSVIDSHKKSYYVKQTSGMKSVSLGTEVNLQCSLLSEKKEKESTDQCADEHNAFWFRAESESNPGFIYVDKKRCDTQEGGSCEYRLSKTIQSPSDTGTYYCAVVTCGEILFGEGTKVETRQEVCQYGIVLGALLACCVLVNFAQIFSSRKGKQFNENKIAAVKLHKIPGQKTEKRNEDKRMYSAVIFTMIKTDNTEQQESAAK, encoded by the exons AACTGTAATGCATCTGGGTTTGAAAatgggttgtttttttggtaCAAGATGAATTATGGCTATATGGTTCAAACAGTTGCTACAGGCAGTTTTGGCAGTGTACAACTTgaaaaacactttgaaaactCAGCATTCAAAGTTAATAACATGGGGAACATGCATTATCTCACCATCAGTAATGTCAGCAAAGAGGACGAAGCAACATATTTATGTCAGGCAGGAGGGGCATACAAAATAGTATTTATTAATGTCACAAATTTGTCTGTGATTG aTTCTCATAAGAAGTCCTACTATGTGAAACAAACTTCAGGCATGAAGTCTGTTTCGCTTGGAACCGAAGTGAATCTGCAGTGTTCACTTCTctcagagaaaaaagaaaaagaaagcacgGACCAGTGTGCCGATGAACACAACGCGTTCTGGTTCAGAGCAGAATCAGAATCTAATCCAGGATTCATCTATGTTGATAAAAAGCGTTGTGACACACAGGAAGGAGGCAGCTGTGAATACCGCCTGTCTAAAACTATACAGAGCCCCTCGGATACTGGAACATACTACTGTGCTGTGGTCACATGTGGGGAGATCCTGTTTGGAGAAGGAACCAAAGTGGAGACAA GACAAGAAGTGTGCCAGTATGGTATTGTTCTTGGAGCACTTTTGGCGTGTTGTGTACTGGTGAACTTCGCCCAGAttttcagcagcagaaaaggaaagcaatttaatgaaaataagaTTG CTGCTGTCAAGCTGCATAAAATCCCTGGTCAGAAGACTGAAAAG AGAAATGAAGACAAAAGGATGTATTCTGCTGTCATCTTCACCATGATAAAAACTGATAACACTGAACAACAGGAATCAGCAGCAAAATAG